In Planctomycetota bacterium, one genomic interval encodes:
- a CDS encoding ABC transporter ATP-binding protein: MLLQVDNLQKHFTMGEQLVKVLDGLDLQVKEGEFLAIEGRSGEGKSTLLHLLGALDEPDGGTITFDGNTFKSLGRRGRARVRNRDFGFVFQFYHLLPELNVRENTLLAASVDGSLLGRHDSETKRRALSLLDAFGLSDRLNHRPAQLSGGERQRVAIARALLNRPRILFADEPTGNLDAATGRQIMDVVADLHADRGQTIVMVTHDRSLAKTADRALLLREGKLVAAPD, from the coding sequence ATGCTCCTCCAAGTCGACAACCTCCAAAAGCACTTCACCATGGGCGAGCAGCTCGTGAAGGTGCTCGACGGCCTAGACTTGCAGGTCAAAGAGGGCGAGTTCCTCGCCATCGAGGGGCGTAGCGGCGAGGGGAAGTCGACGCTGCTTCACCTGCTCGGCGCCCTCGACGAGCCCGACGGCGGGACGATCACGTTCGACGGCAACACCTTCAAGAGCCTCGGCCGACGCGGCAGGGCGCGGGTTCGCAATCGCGACTTCGGCTTCGTCTTCCAGTTCTACCACCTGTTGCCGGAGCTGAACGTCCGCGAGAACACGCTTCTCGCCGCCAGCGTCGACGGCAGCCTGCTCGGCCGGCACGACTCTGAGACCAAACGGCGAGCCCTCTCACTACTCGACGCCTTCGGCCTCTCCGACCGCCTGAACCACCGCCCGGCTCAACTCTCCGGCGGCGAGCGACAGCGCGTCGCGATCGCGCGGGCACTTCTGAATCGCCCGCGAATCCTGTTCGCCGACGAGCCCACCGGCAACCTCGACGCGGCAACAGGCCGGCAGATCATGGACGTCGTCGCCGACCTCCACGCCGACCGCGGGCAGACGATCGTCATGGTCACCCACGACCGCTCGCTGGCCAAAACCGCTGACCGCGCGCTGCTCCTTCGCGAAGGCAAGCTCGTCGCTGCGCCGGACTGA